In the Engystomops pustulosus chromosome 2, aEngPut4.maternal, whole genome shotgun sequence genome, one interval contains:
- the ZBED1 gene encoding E3 SUMO-protein ligase ZBED1 isoform X1: protein MEAKNIDVPQPDLKLVAHPRAKSKVWKYFGFDTNAEGCIMQWKKIYCRICMAQIAYSGNTSNLSYHLEKNHPDEFCEFVKSNTEQMREAFATAFSKLKPEASQQVVQETFILKSNHTFDKKQLEVSSAVVNLICEGMFPASILDEPTFKALLKTMDPRYEIPSRKYICSRVLPEKYHTVRDVILKDLVDVLWCGISTDMWKSESQNRSYVTLFVHFLAPGSSNYFSLGSRCLKTLEVPEENKAEAITRVLYETFIEWGISSKVSGVTTDYSKDIIKACSLLDIPIDMPCVGQTFNKGIQQAFQLPKLSALLSRCRKLLEYFQQSTVAMYMLCEKQKQQNAIPCMLISDRVSWWGSTLGMLQRLKEQQFTIAGVLVEDSNNHHLMLEASEWNIIEGLVDLLQPFKQVAEMLCMSKYPTISMVKPLLHMLLNTSLNIKDTDLKEISMAKEVIAKALSTAYQQTPEIDMFLNIATFLDPRYKRLPFLSAFERSQVENRVIEEAKTLLDRNKESARSEDKVFSISEEPPMKKLAVSSIPPPSSSINNMLAEIFCQSGPSEDHEEWHAQVVEELSNFKSQKVLGLNEDPLKWWSDRSALFPLLPKVLQKYWCIIPTRVFPERLFSSSMNVISAKRNRLAPAHVDEQVFLYENARNSSEAEPEDDDEGDWGLQQEQFFPFNDSVTVGNNFFSIRESGFI from the coding sequence ATGGAGGCTAAAAACATTGACGTCCCACAGCCTGACCTCAAGCTTGTTGCACATCCTAGAGCTAAGAGTAAAGTATGGAAGTATTTTGGATTTGACACAAATGCTGAGGGGTGCATCATGCAGTGGAAGAAAATCTATTGCCGCATTTGTATGGCTCAGATTGCATATTCCGGGAATACGTCCAATCTTTCGTACCATCTTGAGAAGAATCACCCAGATGAGTTCTGTGAATTTGTAAAAAGCAACACAGAGCAAATGAGAGAGGCGTTTGCCACTGCATTCTCAAAGTTGAAGCCAGAAGCATCACAACAAGTTGTCCAGGAAACCTTCATACTGAAGAGTAATCATACTTTTGACAAGAAACAACTTGAAGTATCATCTGCAGTAGTCAACCTAATATGTGAGGGTATGTTTCCTGCTTCTATATTAGATGAGCCCACTTTTAAAGCTCTTCTAAAAACCATGGATCCTAGGTATGAAATTCCAAGCCGGAAATACATTTGCAGCAGGGTTCTACCTGAGAAGTATCACACTGTTAGAGATGTTATTCTGAAAGATTTGGTAGATGTTTTGTGGTGTGGCATCTCCACTGATATGTGGAAAAGTGAAAGCCAAAATCGGTCATATGTTACCCTATTTGTGCACTTTTTGGCACCTGGTTCTTCTAATTATTTTTCTTTAGGGTCTCGGTGTTTGAAAACTCTTGAGGTACCAGAGGAGAACAAAGCTGAAGCAATTACAAGAGTTCTGTATGAAACCTTTATTGAGTGGGGGATTAGCTCAAAAGTTTCTGGAGTTACAACTGACTATAGTAAAGACATTATTAAGGCCTGCTCTCTACTTGACATTCCTATAGACATGCCTTGTGTGGGTCAGACATTTAATAAAGGAATACAGCAAGCTTTTCAACTCCCAAAACTCTCTGCACTTCTTTCAAGGTGTAGAAAGTTGCTAGAATATTTTCAGCAGTCAACAGTTGCTATGTACATGCTTTGTGAGAAACAAAAACAGCAAAATGCAATTCCTTGCATGCTTATAAGTGATCGTGTTTCTTGGTGGGGCAGCACACTTGGAATGTTACAACGTCTCAAGGAACAGCAATTCACCATAGCGGGTGTTTTGGTTGAGGATAGTAATAACCACCATCTTATGCTAGAAGCCAGTGAGTGGAACATAATAGAAGGTCTTGTAGACCTTTTGCAACCTTTTAAACAGGTTGCTGAAATGTTGTGTATGTCAAAATATCCTACCATCAGTATGGTTAAGCCTCTTCTTCATATGCTTCTAAACACATCATTGAATATCAAAGACACAGACTTAAAAGAGATCAGCATGGCCAAGGAAGTAATCGCCAAAGCTTTATCAACTGCATATCAGCAGACACCTGAAATAGATATGTTCTTGAACATTGCTACCTTTTTAGATCCTAGATACAAAAGACTTCCATTTCTATCTGCATTTGAACGTTCCCAAGTTGAAAATCGTGTTATTGAGGAAGCAAAGACCCTGTTGGATAGAAATAAGGAATCCGCAAGATCTGAAGATAAAGTATTTTCAATTTCAGAAGAGCCTCCGATGAAAAAACTGGCTGTGTCATCCATTCCTCCTCCTTCAAGCAGCATCAACAATATGCTAGCTGAAATATTCTGCCAGTCTGGGCCTTCAGAGGATCACGAAGAATGGCATGCACAGGTTGTTGAGGAGTTGAGCAATTTCAAATCCCAAAAAGTTCTTGGACTAAATGAGGATCCATTGAAATGGTGGTCTGATCGTTCAGCACTGTTCCCTCTTCTACCAAAGGTTCTCCAAAAATATTGGTGTATTATTCCCACAAGAGTCTTCCCTGAAcgtctgtttagttcatctatgAATGTGATTAGTGCAAAAAGAAACAGATTAGCTCCTGCTCATGTGGATGAACAAGTTTTTTTGTATGAGAATGCACGAAATTCTTCAGAAGCAGAACCAGAAGATGACGACGAAGGAGACTGGGGTttgcaacaagaacagttttttCCTTTTAATGACTCGGTCACTGTAGGCAATAATTTCTTCTCAATTCGGGAAAGTGGATTTATTTAA